The Marinilongibacter aquaticus genome has a window encoding:
- a CDS encoding SusD/RagB family nutrient-binding outer membrane lipoprotein, translating into MKKYISLYLTILLFAVSSCDSDFEKINTDPNRAGGEVFDPNLILPTIEYAYGNMNTGYTGPILFQSMWMKILASTSTGGANYYSNADKYVASGSTNSYIQSVWNDGFTAASRAQQMKKLALEKNMTNLAAVADIMKVLILSYVSDVYGDIPYTEALRADEDVTRPKYDSQQAAYTAMLGDLESALSTLGSGSDGINNDVLYSGDISKWKKFGYSLMLRMGMRLTKVDASTGQTYVQKALTGGVFASSDDEAVLPSDNTNGFANSNANALRVVDDVYEVRWSKRLIDFLQSSNDPRLPFIAEVPGAGLAANRDGVTAGNNTPAAQIGLPNGYDLKGGATDITNEPNYPGPTGSGDDITPIGNYSRPTNIYRDRDAPVFLLTYGEIQLLMADAAVRTGNTATASDLYKNGVMGAMMSLSKFSGVSISAADAQAFADANPLDTGSSTDALEMINEQYWATTGILSNYVEAWNNWKRSGYPALTPVQYTGNFSNGQIPRRQVYPSGESSTNPDNLNAAISSMGGDTWTTRMWWDQ; encoded by the coding sequence ATGAAAAAATATATCAGTCTATATCTTACAATATTGCTCTTTGCAGTTTCTTCCTGCGATAGCGATTTTGAGAAGATCAACACCGACCCCAACCGAGCAGGCGGAGAAGTGTTTGACCCGAACTTGATTCTACCGACCATAGAGTATGCCTATGGCAACATGAATACCGGATATACCGGCCCCATCTTGTTTCAAAGCATGTGGATGAAAATTTTGGCCTCTACTTCAACTGGCGGTGCCAACTATTATTCAAACGCGGATAAATATGTAGCTTCCGGAAGTACTAACAGCTACATTCAAAGTGTATGGAACGACGGTTTCACTGCGGCTTCAAGAGCTCAACAAATGAAAAAATTGGCTTTGGAAAAAAACATGACCAATTTGGCCGCGGTTGCAGATATCATGAAAGTGTTGATCTTGTCTTACGTATCTGATGTATACGGCGACATTCCTTACACTGAAGCTCTACGTGCCGATGAAGATGTAACAAGACCGAAGTACGACTCTCAGCAAGCAGCATACACGGCCATGCTTGGCGACCTCGAGTCTGCTTTGTCTACTTTAGGCTCGGGCTCTGATGGCATCAACAACGATGTATTGTACAGCGGAGACATTAGCAAATGGAAAAAATTCGGCTATTCTTTGATGCTAAGAATGGGTATGCGATTGACCAAAGTGGATGCAAGCACTGGCCAAACTTATGTACAAAAGGCCTTAACAGGTGGCGTTTTCGCTTCTTCTGACGACGAAGCCGTACTTCCATCTGACAACACCAACGGGTTTGCAAACTCAAACGCAAATGCTTTAAGAGTAGTTGACGATGTATACGAAGTACGTTGGTCTAAAAGGTTGATCGACTTTTTGCAATCAAGCAATGACCCACGCTTGCCTTTCATCGCCGAAGTACCCGGTGCTGGCCTTGCAGCCAACCGTGACGGTGTAACCGCTGGGAACAACACGCCTGCTGCTCAGATCGGACTTCCTAATGGATACGATTTGAAAGGTGGTGCTACTGACATTACCAACGAGCCGAATTACCCAGGGCCTACAGGTTCTGGCGACGACATCACGCCAATAGGTAATTATTCAAGACCTACAAACATTTACCGTGATCGCGACGCTCCCGTATTTCTTTTGACCTATGGCGAAATTCAATTGCTTATGGCAGATGCCGCAGTAAGAACCGGAAATACCGCCACAGCCAGCGACCTCTACAAAAACGGTGTAATGGGTGCGATGATGAGCTTGAGCAAATTCAGCGGTGTAAGCATCAGTGCGGCAGATGCCCAAGCCTTTGCCGACGCCAATCCATTGGATACAGGCAGCAGCACTGACGCTTTGGAAATGATCAACGAGCAATATTGGGCGACAACAGGGATCCTGTCGAACTATGTTGAAGCGTGGAACAACTGGAAAAGATCGGGCTACCCGGCACTTACACCAGTACAGTACACCGGTAATTTCTCGAACGGACAAATCCCGAGAAGACAGGTGTATCCTTCAGGAGAATCTTCTACCAACCCTGACAATCTAAATGCGGCCATCTCAAGCATGGGTGGCGACACTTGGACAACCAGAATGTGGTGGGATCAATAA
- a CDS encoding glycoside hydrolase family 3 N-terminal domain-containing protein — protein sequence MSSKLFKTLSLFLFAFTAFAQKPPAFLGDAQKAWADSVFSTLTLDQKIGQVLMPRGNFSGQGYEPEKLREWVEKYRIGGLAMFAGQPSVQAEIINQMQAISSVPLLIGMDFEWGLAMRLDSTVRFPYQMSLGAMPGQTELIEQMGAEIGRQCKRLGVHVNYAPVADVNVNPNNPVINFRSFGEDKNDVAQKALAYMKGLQSEHIIATAKHFPGHGDTGTDSHFDLPIIPHDRQRLDEIELYPFKTMIDAGLSGIMTAHLSIPVLDDTPNLAATLSPKIISDLLKKELGFQGLTFTDAMDMEGITKHFPDGKALVMALLAGNDILETFIDVPTAVKAIKEAVENGTLPEKILDQRVHRILMAKAWVGLNHYKPTKVEGLIADLHSRESEYLNHELAEKSITLVKNDKGILPVQDLQQKIAFVSIDSPETSPFQEMAANYTQIDFYNLPVNAPEQLIETVAEKAKAYDLVVLGLHLQSIRPYSNYGLNESNTLSIGKLLQNKNAILSVFGNPYVLDKIEGLSQAKAVIMANQDTEYMEKAASQAIFGAIPFVGHLPVSVNENYPIGLGLKTTGLDRLAYGVAEQVGLDSQILTARIDSVVNFGLEEKAYPGAVVQVAKNGRVIYRKAFGYHRFEDAENGETMLKEMSYEKGNKDVMDSNYNPYEPNSQITAPKYTAQAIRKKIPGAVQLNDVYDFASVTKVSTSALAVMELMSQGKFDLDKTFGDYYPEFRGSNKANLKFRDMLTHRSGLKAWIAFWTNCIDSVATVQSGLKMHPELLEKFTYKPLPKRNFFQRIFTKKPKPEIDYLGSIEKNEDLWLALLHPQTITWKPGIFSNEPSAEYTVQITDSLWLNRNYKQVIIDAIKDSPVKPDQGYVYSDLHYYLYPEFVPQITGKPWEDFLKETYKALGANSLTYNPRRFFTLSQIPPTELDTLYRKTLIHGRVHDEGASMLNGISGHAGLFGNANDLMKLMEMYLQKGTYGGQQFIKPDVIDECTRYQFDPKVNRRAIAFDKLHPNKKIANGPQLGSDESYGHSGYTGTFTWIDPKYDMVYVFLCNRVYPTRENNKISQLNIRTEVGNAIYRTIFDKK from the coding sequence ATGTCATCCAAACTATTTAAAACCTTATCGCTCTTCTTGTTTGCCTTTACGGCATTCGCCCAAAAACCGCCCGCCTTTTTAGGAGACGCCCAAAAAGCTTGGGCCGACTCCGTATTCAGCACGCTCACTTTGGATCAAAAAATAGGCCAAGTGCTTATGCCACGCGGTAATTTTTCTGGACAGGGTTACGAGCCAGAAAAACTAAGGGAATGGGTAGAGAAATACCGCATTGGCGGACTGGCCATGTTTGCCGGACAGCCTTCCGTACAGGCCGAAATTATCAATCAAATGCAGGCCATCTCAAGCGTACCGCTACTCATTGGCATGGACTTTGAATGGGGCTTGGCCATGCGACTAGACAGTACCGTGCGTTTCCCTTATCAAATGAGTTTGGGAGCCATGCCCGGCCAAACAGAGCTCATCGAGCAAATGGGTGCCGAAATTGGTCGGCAATGCAAACGACTTGGTGTGCATGTCAATTATGCCCCAGTAGCCGACGTCAATGTGAATCCAAACAACCCTGTCATCAATTTCAGGTCTTTTGGAGAAGACAAAAACGATGTTGCTCAAAAGGCATTGGCCTATATGAAAGGCCTGCAAAGTGAACACATTATTGCTACCGCCAAACACTTCCCCGGACATGGCGACACCGGCACCGACTCGCATTTCGATTTGCCCATCATCCCGCATGACCGACAAAGGCTTGATGAAATCGAACTGTACCCTTTTAAAACCATGATCGATGCAGGGCTATCGGGCATCATGACGGCTCATTTGAGCATTCCCGTACTCGATGATACCCCTAATCTTGCAGCTACACTTTCACCAAAAATCATTTCCGACCTTCTGAAAAAAGAGTTGGGTTTTCAAGGACTCACTTTTACCGATGCCATGGATATGGAAGGCATTACGAAACACTTCCCAGATGGAAAGGCCTTGGTTATGGCCCTTTTGGCTGGAAACGATATTCTTGAGACTTTCATAGATGTACCTACTGCGGTGAAGGCTATCAAAGAAGCCGTTGAAAACGGAACATTGCCTGAGAAAATTTTGGATCAACGCGTACACCGTATACTCATGGCCAAAGCCTGGGTTGGTTTGAACCATTACAAACCCACAAAAGTAGAGGGCCTGATTGCCGACTTGCACAGCCGCGAATCTGAATATTTAAATCATGAATTGGCCGAAAAAAGTATCACTTTGGTCAAAAACGACAAAGGCATTTTGCCCGTTCAAGACTTGCAACAGAAAATTGCTTTCGTTTCGATCGATTCGCCCGAAACGAGCCCTTTTCAGGAAATGGCCGCCAATTATACTCAAATAGACTTTTACAATTTACCCGTAAACGCACCCGAACAATTGATCGAAACGGTTGCCGAAAAAGCGAAAGCCTATGACCTCGTCGTACTTGGTTTGCATTTGCAAAGTATTCGCCCATACAGCAATTATGGATTGAATGAAAGCAATACACTTTCAATCGGTAAGCTTTTGCAAAACAAGAATGCCATACTCAGCGTATTTGGCAATCCTTATGTGCTCGATAAAATTGAAGGACTATCACAGGCCAAAGCCGTGATCATGGCCAATCAGGATACGGAATATATGGAAAAGGCTGCCTCGCAAGCTATTTTTGGAGCCATCCCTTTCGTGGGGCATTTGCCCGTCAGTGTCAATGAAAACTATCCTATCGGCTTGGGACTGAAAACTACCGGACTCGATCGACTGGCTTATGGCGTAGCCGAGCAAGTAGGCTTGGATAGCCAAATTTTGACCGCACGCATTGATTCGGTGGTCAACTTTGGATTGGAAGAAAAGGCCTATCCGGGTGCTGTAGTTCAAGTAGCTAAAAACGGTCGCGTGATTTACCGAAAAGCCTTCGGCTATCACCGTTTCGAAGATGCCGAAAACGGAGAAACTATGCTGAAAGAAATGAGCTACGAAAAGGGCAATAAAGATGTGATGGACAGCAACTACAACCCTTACGAGCCGAATAGTCAAATCACAGCACCGAAATATACGGCTCAGGCGATTCGCAAGAAAATCCCGGGAGCGGTGCAACTGAATGATGTCTACGATTTTGCTTCGGTTACAAAAGTGAGTACTTCTGCATTGGCCGTTATGGAACTCATGAGCCAAGGCAAATTCGATCTTGACAAAACTTTCGGCGATTATTATCCCGAATTTAGAGGCTCGAACAAAGCCAATCTGAAATTCAGGGATATGCTTACTCACAGAAGTGGGCTAAAAGCCTGGATTGCATTCTGGACAAACTGCATCGATTCCGTGGCCACAGTTCAATCTGGTTTGAAGATGCATCCCGAATTGCTTGAAAAATTCACTTATAAACCTCTGCCCAAACGAAACTTCTTCCAACGTATTTTCACCAAGAAACCAAAACCTGAAATCGATTATTTGGGTTCTATCGAAAAGAACGAAGACTTGTGGTTGGCTCTTTTGCATCCACAAACCATCACTTGGAAACCAGGCATTTTTTCCAATGAGCCTTCCGCCGAATATACGGTTCAGATTACAGATTCACTTTGGCTGAACAGGAATTACAAGCAAGTGATTATCGACGCCATCAAAGATTCTCCGGTAAAACCAGACCAAGGCTATGTATACAGTGATCTGCATTATTATTTGTATCCCGAATTCGTACCTCAAATTACCGGTAAACCTTGGGAGGATTTCTTGAAAGAAACATACAAAGCCTTGGGAGCAAACTCCCTGACTTACAATCCGAGAAGATTCTTCACCCTTTCGCAAATCCCTCCTACCGAGTTGGATACGCTCTACAGAAAAACCTTGATTCACGGCAGAGTACACGATGAAGGAGCCAGTATGTTGAACGGAATCTCGGGCCATGCGGGCTTGTTTGGCAATGCCAACGACCTGATGAAACTGATGGAAATGTATTTGCAAAAAGGCACATACGGCGGACAGCAATTCATTAAACCAGATGTGATCGACGAGTGTACGCGTTATCAATTTGATCCGAAAGTAAACAGAAGAGCTATTGCTTTCGACAAACTGCATCCCAACAAGAAAATTGCAAACGGCCCACAACTGGGTTCGGATGAAAGCTACGGGCACAGTGGCTATACGGGCACTTTTACATGGATAGATCCCAAATACGATATGGTGTATGTTTTTCTTTGCAATCGTGTATACCCTACCCGAGAAAACAACAAAATTAGCCAGTTGAATATTCGTACCGAGGTGGGCAATGCCATTTATCGAACTATTTTTGACAAGAAATAA
- a CDS encoding glycosyltransferase family 2 protein: MRVSGFTFLKNAQALYYPIKESIQSILPIVDEFVVALDNSELGDRSLEILNEIGSDKIKIVHTLWDLEKFKGGTVYAQQTDLAKTHCTGDWLFYLQGDEVIHESDLFEIREAMHKHLYDERVEGFVFNYMHFWGDYSHYFRDHCWYRREIRVVRNRPAIHSWRDAQSFRYNPHFDGLDYLSKAGTRRLNCVQLKARVFHYGWVRPPEIMKKKNLAVRRNYHNALWKEFSSKFDYGRMDYCNVYTETHPNVMTPRILQHDWAESLRFEGPAVIGREKMKHEKQKYRIINFLEDKVFHFPLGGFRNFKLVKGTGKR, from the coding sequence ATGCGTGTCAGTGGTTTCACGTTTTTGAAGAATGCACAAGCTCTTTATTATCCGATAAAGGAATCCATTCAGTCGATTTTACCCATTGTCGATGAGTTTGTAGTCGCTTTGGACAATTCGGAGCTGGGAGATCGGTCTTTGGAAATCCTGAATGAAATCGGATCGGACAAGATTAAAATTGTACACACACTTTGGGACCTTGAGAAGTTCAAAGGCGGAACGGTTTATGCTCAACAGACAGATTTGGCCAAAACGCATTGCACGGGAGATTGGCTGTTCTACTTACAGGGCGATGAAGTGATTCACGAAAGTGATTTATTCGAAATTCGTGAGGCTATGCACAAGCATTTGTACGATGAACGAGTGGAAGGTTTTGTGTTTAATTACATGCATTTTTGGGGAGACTACAGCCATTATTTTCGCGACCACTGTTGGTACAGAAGAGAAATTCGGGTGGTCCGCAACAGGCCTGCCATTCATTCTTGGAGAGATGCCCAATCCTTTCGTTATAATCCGCATTTTGACGGCCTAGATTATTTGAGCAAGGCAGGCACGCGTAGGCTGAATTGCGTGCAGCTGAAAGCCAGGGTGTTTCATTACGGTTGGGTTAGGCCGCCCGAGATTATGAAAAAGAAGAATTTGGCCGTAAGGAGAAATTACCACAATGCCTTGTGGAAAGAGTTCTCGTCAAAATTCGATTATGGACGGATGGATTATTGCAATGTATATACGGAAACGCATCCAAATGTAATGACGCCACGGATTCTGCAACACGATTGGGCAGAAAGTTTACGCTTTGAAGGGCCTGCGGTGATTGGTAGAGAGAAAATGAAGCACGAAAAGCAGAAATACCGTATCATCAATTTTTTGGAGGATAAAGTGTTCCACTTTCCTTTGGGCGGCTTCCGAAACTTTAAGCTTGTCAAAGGGACAGGCAAACGATAG
- a CDS encoding SusC/RagA family TonB-linked outer membrane protein, which produces MMQKLSFILALLFLSLGTSMAQTSLKGVVKDAEGSPLYGVNVTVQGTTKGTITSDDGSYSIEVDKGQTLNFSYIGFKSQSVVIQNQTVINITMESDDQVLSEVVVTALGIDKEKEKLGYSVTEVGSDALSRARETNVANSLSGRVAGLVVKGTSSGPGGTSKITLRGLPSISGTGSPLYVIDGVPMDNSQRGAAGQWGGSDNGDGIGNLSPDDIEKMTVLKGQSASALYGSRASNGVILITTKKGDKGGGWSVNYNLNLMTENPIDYTDFQDQYGQGNGGNKPTTAPEAQSTGRFAWGAKMDGSQVIGFDGNQYPYSPAANNYLSFYRNGTNLTNTISATKGYNGGSFRLSLSNLNAKSIVPSSDVKRTSLNLNVVQDITDKLNITAMVNYLNQHSDNVPNLSDGPKNPNNFLFLAPNIDPSIFSPGYDPATGFETVFSDDIYVTNPYFVVNKGINDLDRQRTISSLAAKYSFTPQLYAQVRLGNDTSNDKFFTIEPSGLAYTSNYQGNLNARGQSQTSEMNLQAVLAGNWNFAETIQLDALVGGNIRNNKYERVSVGGSSFVLPNLYSPFNVQTFSRAYDYNEREVHSGFYSVGLGVKDWLNLTTTGRYDVYSTLPIDNNSIFSPSVSAAFLFGKFLNIRSLDFAKLRASYAVTSGEPFAAYATSFYYSSGNAFNGVPTGSSPTALPNLFLKPFTTDEVELGLELNFYKKRLNFDLAFFNKKTHNEIMNASYSIASGFSSAVVATGSTQNTGLEVLVSGTPIKTQNFSWTTSLNLTKVKNKVLSTDNNNNPVNLGQTRGTLGNAVTAYVVGKAGPQIRAYDYAYNSDGSIQVDESGLPVRGELKDYGTVLPTLYGGWNNQFNYKNFNLAFLIDYNFGNKVLSATEFYSIFRGLNQITLDGREGGVTHDGKTASAEDYYKALAQNITSTSIVSGDFIKFRQVSLGYTVPSKVFNGVPVIGGVSFSLVARNLGFLMRKAKNIDPEASFGSTINYTGIEGTNLPSTRSLGFNLNIKLN; this is translated from the coding sequence ATGATGCAAAAACTATCATTTATTTTAGCTCTGCTCTTTCTCAGTTTGGGAACGAGCATGGCACAAACGAGCCTCAAAGGTGTCGTAAAAGACGCTGAAGGCAGTCCTCTCTACGGTGTCAATGTCACTGTGCAGGGGACAACAAAAGGGACGATCACGTCCGACGACGGATCCTATTCAATTGAAGTAGACAAAGGCCAAACTTTGAACTTCAGCTACATTGGATTCAAGAGTCAGTCTGTGGTTATACAAAACCAAACAGTGATCAACATTACAATGGAATCTGACGATCAAGTGCTCAGCGAAGTTGTAGTTACTGCCTTGGGTATCGACAAGGAAAAAGAAAAATTGGGTTACTCTGTAACCGAAGTGGGCAGCGATGCACTCAGCAGAGCCCGCGAAACCAACGTAGCGAACTCTCTCTCGGGTCGTGTGGCTGGTCTGGTCGTAAAAGGAACGAGTAGTGGTCCTGGCGGTACTTCGAAAATCACACTGCGTGGCTTGCCCAGTATCAGTGGTACCGGCTCTCCTTTGTATGTAATAGACGGTGTACCGATGGACAACAGCCAACGTGGTGCAGCAGGACAATGGGGTGGCAGCGATAACGGTGACGGTATCGGAAACTTGAGCCCCGATGATATCGAGAAAATGACTGTATTGAAAGGTCAGTCTGCTTCCGCACTTTATGGATCGAGAGCATCAAATGGTGTAATCCTTATCACCACCAAGAAAGGCGACAAAGGTGGTGGATGGTCTGTGAACTACAACCTGAACCTTATGACCGAGAATCCGATCGATTATACTGATTTTCAAGATCAATACGGACAAGGAAATGGCGGAAACAAACCAACCACAGCTCCAGAAGCTCAATCTACAGGACGTTTCGCTTGGGGTGCAAAAATGGACGGCAGCCAAGTAATCGGCTTCGACGGCAACCAATACCCTTACTCGCCAGCGGCCAACAATTACTTGTCTTTCTACCGCAACGGTACAAACTTGACCAACACCATTTCGGCAACCAAAGGGTACAACGGCGGTTCTTTCCGTTTGTCATTGTCTAACCTCAATGCAAAATCCATTGTACCCAGCAGTGATGTGAAAAGGACTTCTTTGAACTTGAATGTGGTACAAGACATTACCGACAAGTTGAACATTACCGCTATGGTCAATTATTTGAACCAACATTCGGATAATGTACCCAACTTGAGCGATGGCCCGAAAAACCCGAACAACTTCTTGTTCTTGGCTCCGAACATCGATCCTTCAATATTCTCGCCCGGGTACGATCCAGCAACAGGATTTGAGACTGTATTTAGTGACGACATCTATGTGACCAACCCCTACTTTGTAGTCAATAAGGGTATCAACGATTTGGATCGTCAAAGAACAATATCATCGTTGGCTGCTAAATATAGCTTTACTCCGCAGCTTTATGCTCAAGTACGTTTGGGTAACGATACTTCAAACGATAAGTTCTTTACCATTGAGCCTTCTGGCTTAGCGTACACTTCGAACTACCAAGGTAATTTGAATGCCCGCGGACAATCGCAAACATCTGAGATGAACTTGCAAGCGGTATTGGCCGGTAATTGGAATTTTGCAGAAACAATTCAGTTGGATGCTCTTGTGGGTGGAAACATCCGTAACAATAAATACGAGCGTGTGAGTGTAGGTGGTAGCTCTTTTGTATTGCCAAACCTTTACTCGCCTTTCAACGTGCAAACATTCTCTAGAGCATACGATTACAACGAACGTGAAGTACACTCTGGCTTCTATTCAGTAGGTTTGGGCGTGAAAGATTGGTTGAACTTGACAACAACCGGTCGTTACGATGTATATTCTACCTTGCCAATCGACAACAACAGCATCTTCTCCCCATCGGTTTCTGCTGCATTCTTGTTCGGCAAATTCCTGAACATCCGTTCGCTTGATTTTGCGAAATTGAGAGCTTCATATGCGGTAACAAGTGGTGAGCCTTTCGCAGCTTATGCCACAAGTTTCTATTACAGTTCTGGCAATGCCTTCAACGGCGTACCTACAGGTTCTTCGCCCACTGCTTTGCCAAACCTTTTCTTGAAGCCGTTTACTACGGATGAAGTTGAGCTAGGTCTTGAATTGAACTTCTACAAAAAGCGTTTGAACTTCGATTTGGCGTTCTTCAACAAAAAGACGCACAACGAGATCATGAACGCCAGCTACAGTATCGCTTCTGGCTTCAGCAGTGCGGTGGTAGCCACAGGTTCTACTCAGAATACTGGTCTTGAGGTACTCGTGAGCGGCACACCGATCAAAACGCAAAACTTCTCGTGGACCACTTCGTTGAACTTGACAAAAGTGAAAAACAAAGTTTTGAGCACCGACAACAACAACAACCCAGTGAACTTGGGCCAAACACGCGGTACTTTGGGTAATGCAGTTACGGCTTACGTAGTAGGTAAGGCTGGTCCGCAGATCAGAGCTTACGACTACGCATACAATAGCGATGGAAGCATTCAAGTAGATGAAAGTGGACTTCCTGTACGTGGTGAACTTAAAGACTACGGTACAGTATTGCCTACGCTTTATGGCGGTTGGAACAACCAATTCAACTACAAAAACTTCAACCTTGCATTCTTGATCGACTACAACTTTGGCAACAAAGTGCTTTCTGCAACCGAGTTCTACTCTATTTTCAGAGGTTTAAACCAAATCACGCTTGACGGCAGAGAAGGTGGCGTAACCCACGATGGTAAAACAGCAAGTGCTGAAGATTACTACAAAGCTTTGGCTCAGAACATCACTTCTACCAGTATCGTGAGTGGCGACTTCATCAAATTCAGACAAGTGAGCTTAGGCTATACGGTACCAAGCAAGGTGTTCAACGGTGTGCCGGTAATTGGCGGTGTAAGCTTCTCTTTGGTAGCCAGAAACCTTGGCTTCTTGATGAGAAAAGCTAAAAATATCGATCCTGAAGCCAGCTTCGGTTCTACAATCAACTATACAGGTATAGAAGGAACCAACTTGCCAAGTACTCGCTCACTAGGATTTAACCTCAACATTAAATTGAACTAA
- a CDS encoding FKBP-type peptidyl-prolyl cis-trans isomerase: MVKSGDTIKVHYKGTLNDGTLFDSSEGRDPLEFQVGSGMVIKGFDEGVQGMKIGDKKTINIPSAEAYGEPKAEMIFDFEREQIPNDIPLEIGGALNMHNGQQTIPVKIIDITEKTVKLDANHPLAGQDLNFDLELVEIK; the protein is encoded by the coding sequence ATGGTAAAATCTGGAGACACTATCAAAGTGCATTACAAAGGTACATTGAATGACGGGACACTTTTTGATAGCTCCGAAGGAAGAGACCCTTTGGAATTTCAAGTGGGCAGTGGAATGGTAATAAAAGGCTTTGACGAAGGTGTGCAAGGTATGAAGATCGGCGACAAGAAAACCATCAATATTCCTTCTGCCGAAGCATATGGAGAACCCAAAGCTGAAATGATTTTCGATTTCGAGCGTGAGCAGATTCCAAACGACATTCCATTGGAAATTGGCGGTGCTTTGAACATGCACAATGGCCAGCAAACCATTCCAGTAAAAATCATCGATATCACAGAAAAAACTGTAAAACTCGACGCCAACCACCCCTTGGCCGGACAAGATTTGAATTTTGATCTTGAACTCGTTGAGATTAAGTAA
- a CDS encoding glycosyltransferase family 90 protein encodes MIEFLDHFLIEIKRSKFIYYIEAYLRAYLPADLFRESLDMALKKMPKHEEVEIWERVNYYNKLESNSPLQKAVRVKDLRQYKKPKVYYFDLYKYARYFNKNLRIRPLFGDVIHVEAEPCIQKTRPIGEGNHMGVLMKLNAIRHFQFVSDRIPFREKRNLLVGRGNMHQEHRLDFMEKHFDNVLCDIGDVNEKNGQSQWLKPKMSIKEHLKYKFILSLEGNDVATNLKWIMSSNSIAVMPKPKYESWFMEGKLIADFHYIAIKEDYSDLQEKLKFYIANTEKAEAIVANAQSFVRQFEDSKKEKLISLLVLKKYFEKTGQSISF; translated from the coding sequence ATGATTGAATTCCTGGATCACTTTCTGATTGAAATAAAGCGTTCGAAGTTTATCTATTATATAGAAGCGTATCTTCGGGCCTATTTGCCGGCGGATTTGTTCAGAGAAAGCTTGGACATGGCCCTCAAGAAAATGCCGAAGCATGAGGAAGTCGAAATATGGGAAAGGGTAAATTATTACAATAAGCTGGAAAGCAATTCGCCGCTTCAGAAGGCAGTTCGGGTTAAAGATTTACGCCAATACAAAAAGCCGAAAGTGTACTATTTCGATTTGTACAAATACGCTCGCTATTTCAACAAGAACCTTCGAATTAGACCACTTTTTGGCGATGTGATACACGTTGAAGCTGAACCCTGCATTCAGAAAACCAGACCAATCGGTGAGGGGAATCACATGGGCGTTTTAATGAAGCTGAACGCGATTCGGCATTTTCAGTTCGTCTCGGATCGTATTCCGTTTCGCGAAAAACGAAACTTGCTCGTAGGACGGGGCAATATGCATCAAGAGCATCGCCTCGATTTCATGGAAAAGCATTTTGATAATGTTTTGTGCGATATTGGTGATGTGAACGAGAAAAACGGACAGAGCCAATGGCTAAAGCCGAAGATGTCGATCAAAGAACACCTGAAGTACAAATTTATTCTCAGTTTGGAAGGCAATGATGTCGCCACAAATTTGAAATGGATCATGTCTTCAAATTCCATTGCGGTTATGCCCAAACCCAAATACGAATCATGGTTTATGGAAGGGAAACTCATTGCCGATTTCCATTACATTGCGATTAAGGAGGATTATTCCGATCTGCAAGAAAAGCTCAAGTTTTATATTGCTAATACAGAAAAGGCCGAAGCAATCGTGGCGAATGCTCAGTCTTTTGTACGCCAGTTTGAAGACAGCAAAAAGGAAAAGCTAATCTCGCTTTTGGTTTTGAAAAAGTACTTCGAAAAAACAGGGCAATCGATCTCTTTCTGA